TAATGGTTATTTACACATTGGGCACGCAAGTTCTATTGCTTTAAATTTTGGTTTAGGAATTGATTATCAATCTCCTGTGAATTTACGTTTTGATGATACAAACCCTGAAAAAGAAGAACAGGAATTTGTTGATGCTATTAAAAAAGATGTAGAATGGTTAGGATATACCTGGGCAGAAGAATGTTATGCTTCAGATTATTTCCAACAATTGTACGATTGGGCAGTTTTATTAATTAAAAAAGATAAAGCGTATGTAGATAGTCAATCTTCTGAAGAAATGGCGGTTCAAAAAGGAACTCCAACAACTCCAGGAACTGATAGTCCATACAGAAATCGATCTGTTGAAGAAAACCTGGATTTGTTCGAAAGAATGAAAAATGGTGAATTTGAGGCTGGTACACATATTCTTCGTGCAAAAATTGACATGAAATCAACAAACATGTTAATGCGTGATCCTATCATGTACAGAATTTTGCACAAACATCACCACAGAACCGGAGATGCCTGGAAAATCTATCCAATGTACGATTGGGCACACGGACAAAGTGATTATTTGGAACAAATTTCACACTCATTTTGTACGCTTGAATTCTTGCCTCACCGTGAATTATACGATTGGTTTTTAGATCAGATTTTCGACGATAATAAGCTTCGTCCAAAGCAAAGAGAATTTGCTCGTCGTAACTTATCGCACACAGTTGTTAGTAAAAGAAAATTACAGCAACTAGTTAAGGAAAAGCATGTTAACGGTTGGGATGATCCAAGAATGTCAACCATTTCTGGATTAAGAAGACGTGGTTATACTGCTGCTTCGTTACGTAATTTTGCTAACACAATTGGTATTGCGAAGCGTGATAATTTAATCAATGTATCGGTTTTAGAATTCTGTATTCGTGAAGATTTGAACAAAATTGCACCTCGTGTAATGGCTGTTTTAGATCCTGTAAAATTGGTGATTACCAATTATCCAGAAGATAAAGAAGAGTGGTTAGAAGCTGAAAATAATCAAGAAGATGAGAATGCAGGTTTCAGAAAAGTACCTTTTTCTCGTGAATTATACATCGAAAGAGAAGACTTTTTAGAAGAAGCTCCGGCTAAATATTTCCGTTTGACTTTAGGAAAAGAAGTGCGTCTTAAAAATGCGTATATTATTAAAGGAGAATCAGTTATAAAAGATGCTGAAGGTAATATTACAGAAATTCATGTTACTTATGATACCGATTCTTTAAGCGGAAGCGGAACAGAAGCAAGTCAAAGAAAAGTATCTGGAACCTTACATTGGGTTTCTATAAAACATGCTTTGGAAGCAGAAGTTCGTTTGTACGATCGTTTGTTTACAGATGAAGCTCCGGACAGTTATAAAGAGAAAAATTTCTTAGATTTTGTGAATCCAAATTCGTTAGAAATCGTAACCGGATACGTTGAACCAAGTTTATCAACAGCTCAAAATGAAGATAAATTTCAGTTTCAACGTTTAGGATATTTTACTGTTGATAAAGACTCAACTCCTTCAAAATTAGTGTTTAACAAAACTGTCGGATTGAAAGATGCCTGGGAAGAAAAAGGTAAAAAAGAAGAAAACAGCATCAATAATTCTTTGAAAGAAATCAACAAATACTTCAAAGTTGAAACTAAACCAGAACGTATTGCAATTGAAAGTGCAATAGGGGAGAACATCAAAAATGTTTCAAGTTTCTCTTTGATACAGAATTCATTGAAGAAAAATATCAACAATAATAAGGCTTCGCTGTTGTTTTCTCAGTTTATTTTGAAATATTCAAACTGGAAATCTGTTGATTTTGAAGAAGAAGATATTAAAAAATTATATTCAATGTCTTTAAAAAGTGAATCGACTTATGTAAGATCAAAAGCACTTTTAAATTTAAGAGATATTGAAAATGAAAGTTTGAGAAATCAATATGATGACGAAATTTTGAAATTATATTCAAATCCACCAAAAAATGCTTCAGAAAGAGAAAATGAAATTCTTGCTGAAATGGTAAAGAAGTAATATCAACCAAATTTATGAAAAAGCGCTTTTATTAGCGCTTTTTTTATTATATAGATTTACTATTGAAATTTTAAATTTTATAATTTTTATAGATTAAAAATGACTTTCATAAATTGATTTTAAGGTAAAATAAAAAAGTGATGGATAGATAACTCGTTTTTTAAATTATAATTCAATAAAAGTCTTTATTTGATTTTTTATAGTTTTTAAGTAACAAATTTGTTTCATTTTATATATTTAATAAAGTATATTTATTGTAATTTTTTATTTTAAATATTTTATTTATTATTAATATTATCTATTTTAATTTATTATATAATAACTTTTATTAATTACAATTAGTCTTCATAAATTAATTTTAATAGAATAAAATTTATATTTGGATAATATATATCTATTTTTAATTTTTAAAGCTTAAAACCTTTTATTTTACTTTTTCTCTTTTTTTGTTTATAATATAAGTATTATTTATCGATTTATTTATTAATTATGTTTTATACTATTATTTATAAAATCGATTTTATTTTTATTTTTAATTACTTTAAATAATTTTATTCAAAATTTATATTATTTAAGTTTTTTCCTATATATTTGAATTTTGAATTCTAAAGTAGATTTTGAAATATAATATAGTTTTTAATAATTAATTAAATTATTTTTTAAGTTTTTATTTATTATTTATAAAATTGATTGTTATTTTTATTTTAATAAATTAGAATAATTAATTTTAGCTTTCATAAATCGTTTTTAAGATGATTATTTAAAATGTCTAATAGATAACTCATTTTTATTTTTTTCTTGTCTTTACGGTCTTAATATTAATTTTTCTTGTTATTTGGGTCAGTTTAACGGGTTGTTAACACACAATTCTATATAAAACTGCTATTTTTAACTCAATACCAAAAGTCAGAGATGATTTTATAAAAATTACTATTTCCGTAAGATTCTAAAAAGAGAAATATTGGAATTAAAAAATGCAAATTTTTTGTTTTAATGTTAATTTCTGAATTGAATTCTTGAAAAGACAAATTTATGATCCAATTTTTATTGTGATGTAGTTTTGATAATATTTCGCGTAAAAGGTATTTTTCAGATTACTTCATAATTATGAGTTTTCATAATATTGGTTTTAGGCTGTTATAATTTTTGTATTCAATCTGGCAGTTTCTAAATTTTAATTTAAAAATCAATTATTATGAAAGTATTATATTTTACGCTGGCACTGTTATTTGCAAATGTTGCAATTTCACAGACACATCAAATTACAAAACACAATGGTGAGCAACTTGATGTAAATTTTATAAAAAATGAAAATGGTCTGATTTATTATTCTTTAAACGGAAGTTCTGAAGAAGTGAAAATTAGCAAACATGCGGTTTCATCAATAACAAATAAACAGACAAAACAAACTCAGAAAATTTCTGATAAAATAGTAGTAGATTCAAAAGACGATTACAAAATGGTAACTGTTCTGCCTCAGGAAAAGACAATAGGATTGAAACAGACAGGAACATTTACAGGAGTTTCGACCAGGACAAAAGGTGAACCGCCAATTGCAAACCAGAATCAGACTGCTATGAGAATTAAAAGTAAATCAGCTTTAAATGGTTCTCCGTTTGTAAGTATTACTGAAAAAGCTGACGGGAAGTACGAAGCAGTTACTTATGTGTATTAAGTTTATGTAAAATACTTTTAATCAGTTATTTGTAGTTTAAAAATAAGTAACTTTATTAATCACTTTAAATAAAAAAAATATGTCAAATAATTCAAATACAGTTGCAGCTATTTTAGCTGGCGCTGCAGTAGGAGCAGCACTTGGAATTTTATTTGCTCCGGATAAAGGATCTAAAACACGTGCTAAAATTAAAGAAGGAATTGATGATGCTAAGCATAATCTGCAGGATTCTTTCGAAGCAAGTTCTGAAGTTCTTCGAGATAAATTTACAAGTGCAACACAAAATATTGACGGAACTTTGACTGATTTACTTTCAAATGTAAGTCATAAAACAGAAGAAGTGATTACTTTTTTAGAAACTAAATTAGCTGATTTAAAAGCACAGAACGCTAAACTTCAAAAATAATATTCATTTTCTAGAACACATTACCAGCTTATTTCGATAAGATGGTAATGTGTTTTTTTATTATCTAAAAATTCAATTATGGCTTTTGAAGAATTAAAAGAAAACACCGAAAAGATTCAGGAACAAACTAAAGTTTACATAGACAGTCATTTAGCCTATTATAAACTTTGGGGTTTTAAAGTTGCAATGAAATCGACGACTTTAATATTAAAGTTTATCCTGATCCTTTTATGTTTTAGTATGGTTTTAATCTTTGGATCTTTTGCTGCAGCATATGCTTTTGGTTCACTATTGGAAAGCAATGCTCTTGGATTTTTGGCAGTAGGAGGGATCTATTTAGTGTTTACTATTTTACTTTTCTTTATAAAAGATAGAGTGGTGGAAGGTCCGATTTTAGAAAAATTTTCAGAAATATTTTTTAATGACTAATGCTATGGAAAAGAAAAAATACTCATCTTATGCAGAAATCGACCGGGATTTAGAAATCCTGAAGTTAGAAAAAGAGATCAATTATCAGAAATTGGTTTTAAGTTTTCAGAAAACTAAAGAAAATATCACACCTCAAAATATAGTAAACGGATTTGTTTCTTCTTATACAGATTACTTTTCAAATTCCTATTCCAGAATCATTCAATCTGTTTTACCGTACATAGTAGGTTGGTTTATAAATAAAAAAAGAGGCCGTTAAGCCTCTTTTTTTGTTTATAATTATTGTTGTGGATTATCTTGTACATCGTCTTCATAACCGGATTGTGGCTGAATTGGTTTTGGTTTCTCAACCTTTTTATGATTTTTTTTCATCATTTCGCCAACCTGATTTGATGCTGAAAACGAAGCAACCATATTATTCAACATATCACTTCCGGCTTGTGGAGAATTTGGAAGTAAGATTAAGTTTGAATTTGTATCAGCTCCAATAGATTGTAAAGTATCATAATGCTGCGTTACAACAATTAGGGCAGAAGCTTCCTGAGAGTTTATACCAACATTGTTCAAAACTTCAACACTTTCTACAAGACCTCTTGCAATTTCACGACGC
This portion of the Flavobacterium gelatinilyticum genome encodes:
- a CDS encoding glutamine--tRNA ligase/YqeY domain fusion protein; translated protein: MASEEKSLNFIEQIIEEDVKSGLSNTKLRFRFPPEPNGYLHIGHASSIALNFGLGIDYQSPVNLRFDDTNPEKEEQEFVDAIKKDVEWLGYTWAEECYASDYFQQLYDWAVLLIKKDKAYVDSQSSEEMAVQKGTPTTPGTDSPYRNRSVEENLDLFERMKNGEFEAGTHILRAKIDMKSTNMLMRDPIMYRILHKHHHRTGDAWKIYPMYDWAHGQSDYLEQISHSFCTLEFLPHRELYDWFLDQIFDDNKLRPKQREFARRNLSHTVVSKRKLQQLVKEKHVNGWDDPRMSTISGLRRRGYTAASLRNFANTIGIAKRDNLINVSVLEFCIREDLNKIAPRVMAVLDPVKLVITNYPEDKEEWLEAENNQEDENAGFRKVPFSRELYIEREDFLEEAPAKYFRLTLGKEVRLKNAYIIKGESVIKDAEGNITEIHVTYDTDSLSGSGTEASQRKVSGTLHWVSIKHALEAEVRLYDRLFTDEAPDSYKEKNFLDFVNPNSLEIVTGYVEPSLSTAQNEDKFQFQRLGYFTVDKDSTPSKLVFNKTVGLKDAWEEKGKKEENSINNSLKEINKYFKVETKPERIAIESAIGENIKNVSSFSLIQNSLKKNINNNKASLLFSQFILKYSNWKSVDFEEEDIKKLYSMSLKSESTYVRSKALLNLRDIENESLRNQYDDEILKLYSNPPKNASERENEILAEMVKK
- a CDS encoding YtxH domain-containing protein encodes the protein MSNNSNTVAAILAGAAVGAALGILFAPDKGSKTRAKIKEGIDDAKHNLQDSFEASSEVLRDKFTSATQNIDGTLTDLLSNVSHKTEEVITFLETKLADLKAQNAKLQK
- a CDS encoding competence protein, which translates into the protein MAFEELKENTEKIQEQTKVYIDSHLAYYKLWGFKVAMKSTTLILKFILILLCFSMVLIFGSFAAAYAFGSLLESNALGFLAVGGIYLVFTILLFFIKDRVVEGPILEKFSEIFFND
- a CDS encoding DUF6327 family protein, with product MEKKKYSSYAEIDRDLEILKLEKEINYQKLVLSFQKTKENITPQNIVNGFVSSYTDYFSNSYSRIIQSVLPYIVGWFINKKRGR